A region of Buchnera aphidicola (Nurudea yanoniella) DNA encodes the following proteins:
- the thrB gene encoding homoserine kinase — protein sequence MIKMYSPASIGNVGVGFDILGAAITPIDGSYLGDIVTIVPSKTFNLINKGIFSNQLPIDTSRNIVWKCWNYFCSFFNKNLPITIILEKNMPIGSGLGSSACSVVASITAMNTYFKNPINKFELLLLMGKLEGKISGSIHYDNVAPCFLGGLQLIIKKNNIICQRLPMFKNWFWIIAWPGIKIKTEDARTILPLKYSKDICIKHSRYLAGFIHSLYTKQPKLTAKLMKDVIAEPYRIKLIPNFLKTRKETKKIGAIGCGISGSGPTIFVISDNLKTAKKIKIWLHENYLQTNQGFVHICKLDTIGTRQIG from the coding sequence ATGATAAAAATGTATTCTCCTGCATCAATCGGAAATGTAGGAGTAGGATTTGATATATTAGGCGCTGCAATTACACCTATAGATGGATCATATCTAGGAGATATTGTAACTATTGTTCCTTCAAAAACTTTTAATCTTATAAATAAAGGAATATTTTCCAATCAACTTCCTATTGATACTAGCAGAAATATAGTTTGGAAATGTTGGAACTATTTTTGTTCTTTCTTTAATAAAAATCTTCCTATTACTATAATTCTTGAAAAAAACATGCCGATCGGCTCTGGTTTAGGATCTAGTGCTTGTTCTGTAGTCGCCTCTATTACAGCTATGAACACATATTTTAAAAATCCAATAAATAAATTCGAATTATTGTTGCTAATGGGAAAACTTGAAGGAAAAATATCAGGAAGTATACATTACGATAATGTTGCTCCATGTTTCTTAGGTGGTTTACAATTAATAATTAAAAAAAACAACATTATTTGCCAAAGATTACCAATGTTTAAAAATTGGTTTTGGATAATTGCATGGCCTGGAATAAAAATAAAGACAGAAGATGCTAGAACAATATTACCTTTAAAATATAGCAAAGATATTTGCATTAAACACAGTCGCTACTTAGCTGGGTTTATTCATTCTTTATATACGAAACAGCCAAAATTAACTGCAAAACTTATGAAAGACGTCATAGCTGAGCCATATCGCATTAAATTAATACCTAATTTTCTAAAAACAAGAAAAGAAACTAAAAAAATAGGCGCTATAGGATGTGGAATATCAGGATCAGGACCAACTATTTTTGTTATTTCTGATAATTTGAAAACCGCTAAAAAAATAAAAATATGGTTACACGAAAATTACCTTCAAACCAATCAAGGATTTGTTCATATTTGCAAACTAGACACTATAGGAACTCGTCAAATAGGATAA
- the thrC gene encoding threonine synthase: MKLYNLKDKKEERSFSEAVKLGLGNQQGLFFPKNLPTISCEKLSQLLDMNFLQRSSKLLSIFIGDEICNSDLTKQVQSAFSCTTPNITLITENIACLELFHGPTLAFKDFGARFMAQVISFLNHKENKTITILTATSGDTGAAVAHAFYKMKNVKVVILYPKGKISDLQEKLFCTLGENIVTISVNGSFDECQNLVKKTFQDDDLKKSIGLNSANSINISRLLAQICYYFEAFSLLTPQQKNNLIISVPCGNFGNITAGLLAKSLGLPIKSFIAATNANNTVPRFLQTGHWHPHSTISTLSNAMDISQPNNWPRVKELFKRKAWPLKKLKFGSVSEKSTKESLIDLKNKGYISEPHAAVAYNVLKNKIKKNEFGLFLGTAHPSKFKNTVEKILNINLSLPSELSRREKLPTFSHNISPNLCELKKFLLK, encoded by the coding sequence ATGAAATTATATAATCTTAAAGATAAAAAAGAAGAAAGAAGCTTCTCAGAAGCTGTTAAATTAGGATTAGGAAACCAACAAGGATTATTTTTCCCAAAAAATTTACCAACTATCTCATGCGAAAAATTATCACAATTATTAGACATGAATTTTCTACAACGTAGCAGCAAACTATTATCAATTTTTATAGGAGATGAGATTTGCAATTCTGATTTGACAAAACAAGTTCAATCAGCGTTTTCATGTACTACTCCAAATATTACATTGATCACAGAAAATATAGCTTGCTTAGAGTTATTTCATGGACCAACGCTAGCTTTTAAAGATTTCGGGGCAAGGTTCATGGCTCAAGTGATATCTTTTCTTAATCATAAAGAAAATAAAACCATAACAATATTAACTGCTACATCCGGGGATACAGGAGCAGCTGTCGCTCATGCTTTTTATAAAATGAAAAACGTTAAAGTTGTAATTCTTTACCCTAAAGGGAAAATTAGCGATTTACAAGAAAAATTATTCTGTACATTAGGAGAAAATATAGTTACTATTTCGGTCAATGGAAGTTTTGATGAATGCCAAAATCTCGTAAAAAAAACTTTTCAAGATGATGATCTTAAAAAATCAATAGGATTAAATTCTGCTAATTCAATTAATATTAGTAGATTGTTAGCACAAATATGCTATTACTTCGAAGCTTTTTCATTACTTACTCCTCAACAAAAAAACAATTTAATTATATCCGTTCCTTGTGGAAATTTTGGTAACATTACAGCAGGTTTACTAGCAAAATCTCTAGGTCTTCCTATAAAATCATTTATAGCAGCTACTAACGCTAATAATACAGTTCCAAGATTCCTTCAAACAGGTCATTGGCATCCACATAGCACGATATCAACACTTTCTAATGCTATGGATATTAGCCAACCTAATAATTGGCCACGAGTTAAAGAACTATTTAAAAGAAAAGCGTGGCCATTAAAAAAATTAAAGTTTGGTAGTGTGTCTGAAAAATCAACAAAAGAAAGTTTAATAGATTTAAAAAATAAAGGATACATTTCAGAACCTCATGCAGCAGTAGCATATAATGTACTAAAAAATAAAATTAAAAAAAATGAATTCGGATTATTTTTAGGAACTGCGCATCCATCTAAATTTAAAAATACTGTAGAAAAAATTTTAAATATAAATTTATCATTACCTAGTGAATTATCTCGCCGAGAAAAATTACCTACGTTTTCTCATAATATATCTCCGAATTTATGTGAATTAAAAAAATTTTTGCTAAAATAA